A window of Micrococcales bacterium genomic DNA:
GCGACACGTCCGGCACCCCGGCCCGTCTCGCAGCCGCCGTGACGATGGCGTAGGCACTTTGCCGGGACAACCGGCCACCGCGCAGGTTGAGGAACACCTCCCGCGGCACAGACGTTCGCTTGGCCACCAGCGCCGGCCGCGAACGCACGAAATACCCCTCCAGCGCGTCTGCGGCGTAGGACCCGATCGGGACCCGCCGCTGCTTGCCGCCCTTGCCCCGCAGCAACACCGAGCGGTCCTCCAGATCCAGCGCATCGGGGGTCAGATCGACCGCCTCGCTGATACGCGCACCGCTGCCGTACAGGAACTCCAACAGCGCACGGTCCCGGATGCCCGGCACCGTGGTGGGGTCGCACGACTCGACCATGGACACCGTGTCCGACACCGTCAGCGCCTTCGGCAGCCGCATCGGGATGCTCGGGGAGGCCAGGTCCTCGGTCGGGTCGACGGGCAGTTCGCCCTCCGCCCCCAGGTACTTGAACAGGCCCCGCACACTGCTCACCGTGCGGCGCACCGACGAGGCGCTCAGGGCTGCGTCCCGCGATGCCCATGTCACGAAATCGCCGAGTTGCCCTCCGGTCACGCGAGCGAGATCGTCGATGCCCACCTGGTCGAGCCACACCGCGAACCGGTCCAGGTCGCGCCGATAGGCGGCCACGGTGTTGACGGACAGGCCCCGCTCCACGATGACGTGCTCGAGGTAGGCGTCGATCCCCTCCCGGACCGCAACCACCACTCAGCCGAGCACGGATTCCAACGACACACTCGGCAGGCCGAACGCATCGGCCACGGCCTGGTATGTGATTGCACCGGCGTGGGTGTTCAGGCCCAGCGCGAGTGCGTGGTCATCCCGGCACGCCTGTTCCCAGCCGAA
This region includes:
- a CDS encoding site-specific tyrosine recombinase XerD → MVVAVREGIDAYLEHVIVERGLSVNTVAAYRRDLDRFAVWLDQVGIDDLARVTGGQLGDFVTWASRDAALSASSVRRTVSSVRGLFKYLGAEGELPVDPTEDLASPSIPMRLPKALTVSDTVSMVESCDPTTVPGIRDRALLEFLYGSGARISEAVDLTPDALDLEDRSVLLRGKGGKQRRVPIGSYAADALEGYFVRSRPALVAKRTSVPREVFLNLRGGRLSRQSAYAIVTAAARRAGVPDVSPHTLRHSFATHLLEGGADVRVVQELLGHASVTTTQIYTKVTIDRLREVYAESHPRALR